The Rhizophagus irregularis chromosome 16, complete sequence genome segment TTCACTATACAATGAGTAATATTTCACATGATCAAGATCAATCGCTAGTTATTCTTTCAAACTCAGTACAGTACATTGCGCTAAACAATTGAAGATTTTAACATTTCAGCTCCCAACCATTGTTTGCAGACTTTCATGtgatttcaaaaatatatatataactacTAGACGATATggaatatgaaaaattattaaatacttgtaaatataatttttattaaatccgttcagtaaaaaaaaaaaagtaatttataataaatataaatataaattacattttaaatcaatttgatTGAttcaaaacattaataaaattaataaacattaatacTACTTCCTTATTCatcagatttattattattaaaaaaaattcgttcaCGCCACTAATAAAAACATGcccttctttaaaaaaaaattcaaaaccaTAGTtctatgatttttataaagtaaCAGGTGATGGTGcttttttactttcttctaattgttttaattttttttctttccctcCAAAactaattagaaaattatatattagcatcatttcaatataaaaaataaaatacaaaataaaacgattgaaattataattacgtACTgataataatctaaataacGATACCCTTGTAATAATTGTGCACCTTCATTTGTGAAATGACATGCAAACAGTAATGGGTTAGCAGGTCTTACTTTAACAGCGAAACGCATAAATGTAGCGGAATATATAAGCATAgctttaagaaaaataaaaataaaataaaaataaaaataaacaattaaaattagtaaatcgaacgatgatgataatgatcacaaataaataaataaataaataaacttcaaTTATAAGTACCGATTGTCATTTTTGGTGATATAATTTCAGGATCTTTTCGAGAATCAGCTATAGCAGCTAAAGGAAGTCCCCAGTTCGCAACTATTCAAAATTTCAGTACGATcagtgaaaaatatattaaatgaaatttgaaAACATAAAGACATACCCGGTCCCCAGAAATGCttcattaattgaattaaagaACATAATTGAAAGTTAGTCATAGagtcataataataattaaacatcACGATCGCActtcaatattaaaatgtataaataattaccgtgctaaaaaaaataaaaaaaaaattaaaatcaatacaaatataaattttattcatacaatttttaaaataattattggaCCATTACCTCATGAGATAATCCCGGAACTCCttacttttgattttttgaaagaCGAAACCAACATAAGAAGTCATATTTAAcgtatttaatgtaatattattacaagttaattaaactaaagtaattatttctataaaataatatatgcgAACTAAAAGACTAGTACCAAAAAATATATCgggataaaaattaaaagcgtttatataacaaaaaaaaaaaaatttgtacatCAGGTGATCCGATCTAAATAAAGTGGATCAACTGCAGATAACTGCCAACTGCCAAGAGACAAACATTTGTGGCGTATTAATcttaattataatagaagatCATTACCCATATGACATAAACATTAGGCTATTAACGAACTTTAACGGGTTAGTAACTTACGGATCTAAAGTAAATAGAGTCGTACAATAATCTTAAACCGTTAAATCTAAAATTGTAATGTTAAACCTTGAAATAGTATTTTCTATATGACCATTATGAGTACTAGCCAAAAAAAAAGGCTGGCTTACAGTATTTAAAGCTggtgaaaataattttagcagCCCTTCTGTATGCactattttttcttattattactttatatcacgtgattttaataaagtaaactTTCGCCCCTTTTCATTCAATATATGTGAAACATAATCTGTCCAGGAGGTAGTTCATCTCCCCCCTgttcttctttatttttccAATCAAGGTGGCAACACCCTGTTTCCGCAAGGAACAGTCGTGTTTTGGTTATCAGTTTAGCAAACTACTTTCGGTTCTAGTATGTGGTGAAACTCGATtcattttgtgaattaaaaataaaaaaaatatatgtgaaACATAAAGTTGTCCCTGGCGCTGATTCCTCGTCTTgcattaaatattatagatttttcgtttataatatagtattatatttagttaaaacaagaaaaattGTTGAGCATTATGACATAcctataaagtaaatttttactatatttactgcatttttttacataacgaattaatgaagtaaataatacgcttctcatttttttcagaaatcgtaaaatgtaataaaattcaacATTCATATTCTCTCCAACTGAAACCTACTCAcccaaatagaaaaaaataaattaatttatgctGAGAATTTACTGCCTTGTACctaatataacttttatgTGTCTCTTTAAGACCGATCATATACAACTGTTTACTACTTTCATAATTCTCAAAACacttaaaaatgtataattctgatttagaaaaattatattagtttcataaaaaaaataaacaaaataactACTTTTACTAACCTATTGGTTATATACCGGAGAGTCAAACTCATCTCAAACAAATCCTGAACAACtaagtattttaatattttaaaatttatcttcttGTAGCATTAacgaatattaattaaacaaatgtTCTGATGTCACTGTTTGTCCTTAATAACTTCAATCATATAGAGATGGATCCTGGAAACTGTTTGTATAGAGGTGATATCTTTGATAACCAAAGGTAAATCTGCAGAGCGTGTTTGCGGTAAAATGCTATATGGCTGAATATCTATCATATGGGCGTCTCGATGTTTAGAATAATCTTGGCGACTCGTGATGTCGAATAATCACACTCTACgaactaataaattaattaaattacgcTCAAAAAGCTAACTACCTACtaactatatataattatattgtaattattaaatatactaacCTCAGTTAACACGACTGAAAACCTGTGACTGCGATTCAGAACGttcgtattttttttccaatgaTCTTTGTATATCATCTTTTACcaacaacaaataaaagagagagtttcttcttttaattacTTGGGTGGGATGGAAAATATCAACAAACACATGCAGCATCTGATTATCATCAATTGGAGTTATGTATcgaaataacaaaatatcgTGAGCCGTGAGGTATATAAAAAGCAACGGATATTATATGTACTCTTGAACAACAAAGACATAAACGCAAAAATTATGGACTTTAACTATAATCATGCATTGCACGTGATTATTTTGATTCCGGTTAGAATTAAATTTCagtcaatttcaaatttaaacatTTGTCGAATTGCGGTACTATAGCTTCAGTCGAACCATTATCTTAAACTTTCTGACTAGTTGTCTTATTTATAGActtttattttgtgaattcTACCTGCAGACTTGTTATTTAATACAGAAAATTATGATTACTATATATCCAAATAAGAGAGGTCAAAGTCGTCAGCTAATTTCTGTGTAATATATCAAATACCCAGATACAATTTAATTGTCTATAGATTCTTAAAATGTTGTAATTCTAGCGACATAATTAACCATGCACAATATCTCTTTGTCGCACAAAATACCCCTCGGGTATCATTCACTCAAAACAGgttttttgtaaaatactATGAGCATTTGATTTCATATGATTATGCTTATGAAGTCAGCCAAGTTTACAAACTTCAAAAACTTGTCAAAATAGCTGTAATCGTTgtaatttcctaaatctgTTTTTAAATCTTAAAGATATCATCTAATTGCACctcgtttttttaatatttctgtGGTCTATCGCcaaattagttaataattaataactgacatttaaattaaatgccATTAATCGTATAGTTGCTCAATAACAATTTCGTACTTACGCagaaattagtaatttaatattcattcATTTAGAATCTGTTATTGGTTTCATTAttggaatatatttttaatttctctctTAATTcatgaattaatttaattgacgTCAAAAAGTtcgtttaattaattgatattaattcaaaaataaatcttcTTTATTACGCAAATAAACCATTCTATTACGGcaagaaattattttctttgttaattactaatttgGCTTACGTTAcgatcattattttttttttttttaaaaaaaaaataatgcaaaaaaaaaaaaattgaattgttgtcgatcttattttattttacattttatatattcgGGCCCGGCCCGAGGCAGATATGAAAACGATTtgttattcaaattattatttgaatgaaCTTTTAATGAATCAGTAACCCATGAAAattagattataaaatttttttcttttttttttctttttttttttttacatcaatgctcatataataattacagaCGAGTCGGGGTTTGtttctttattgaaaatgtATTGTTTCATTTCACTATCTTAATGGCGGGATCTATATCTCATGCAACGAAAACTTGAAGTAACCCAGACAATTACAGTACTGCAAAAATTCCCAGTCCGGAGCATAAATAATGTTTCAGCACTGCTTTATAGTTCTATTGAAAAGAAGACTAAATTTGAAGcatccaattatttttttttttatttttttattgaaaaaaaaattagatcttCACATGGAACTTTTAAGTAGGCGTTATTATGGACCCTTACATATGTTTATTGAAACTCTATATAGTATGCAGGTTAATTGTTAAAAAGTTGATAATGTATTAATCCAATTATTCgtgcaagaaaaaaaaaaatttcttttataaatctttattagtaaattttattgactTCAATTCTTTCATTCATACTATTTTCGCAAATGTgagactataaaaaaaaaaatgttcaattttttttttttttttaagccaATTTgcctataatttttatattgcagatcctttctttttaatatacgACAAAACATCCACTATTAATTAACATTACTAGAACGTGCGTACTTTTTTGTTAATACCATGacttgaaatttctttttttaaaaaagaaaatgcgggataaaaaaaagaagaaatggaATGAAAGAGATTTGGCGCGAAAAAACAATGCACCACTTTACCTAATATTTACCGACACATGAAATATACCTGCCAGAGCGGCagatttgtaataattaatatagtgTTATTCAATAAAACATTCCGAATATAAATATGCGTTTTTTGTTTATCTCTTCAGAATAACATttcaaaattacaattttcatcatctttttattacaattaaactttattattaaaatttattcttgagaataattataattacgaTGTATTTCAGTATTCTTTTCAATCGGAAA includes the following:
- a CDS encoding pyruvate transporter mpc1, coding for MTSYVGFVFQKIKSKEFRDYLMSTHFWGPVANWGLPLAAIADSRKDPEIISPKMTIAMLIYSATFMRFAVKVRPANPLLFACHFTNEGAQLLQGYRYLDYYHFGGKEKKLKQLEESKKAPSPVTL